A window of Torulaspora globosa chromosome 8, complete sequence contains these coding sequences:
- the YKU70 gene encoding ATP-dependent DNA helicase YKU70 (ancestral locus Anc_8.849) encodes MSDYDIAPNDQDTRTKGYRKYDIHEGIIFCIELSESMFSELEELNYKVQLVEILETLDQLMSQLVITRPSTGIGCYFYNCARSGTKDGIFSLFSLRDINARNMKKLSDLLEDLQYGRTSLRQFFSFDIQKRTPLESLLELVRDEFVRDIPDQKAFNNKKIFLFTDNDSPPEASDPAAKSRLRYLVNDLDDRFINFTTFFIGSETRPFDNSFYSDILRLGASTKANTEYDGPNTTPISATFIKSRVLRKQEIKRIMFQCPLILDEPSKLIVGAKGYTIISHEKSGVRYKLVYENEEVRQEASSHRKYLNAKTGEETKEGLTKVFPYGDLEINLSDKEFNEMKKDYAEDESFLKVIGFKTTESSLHYYNNIEKAVFVVPDETRYEGSIKTLSFLFINLKRKGKVAIVWGKLKSNSNPAIFILSPSDDLSPNEGFYLFRVPFLDELRRFPHVLGNPSILSDDYENLKEVTAKIVGYFNLKTGYEPSEFKNPSLQKYFKVLHDYLLQVEEEPEKDDEEWHKLKMLEEDDSLRKISQIRDKIMESNASDDPQMQRLSKYMKIWNSLYHRIYEQCTVEDAPKIKRKKTINL; translated from the coding sequence ATGTCTGATTATGATATAGCACCCAACGATCAAGACACTCGAACCAAAGGCTACAGAAAGTATGATATTCATGAAGGGATTATTTTTTGCATAGAGCTCTCGGAAAGTATGTTCAGCGAGCTTGAAGAGCTAAATTACAAGGTCCAGTTGGTGGAGATTCTGGAGACGCTCGATCAGCTCATGAGTCAACTTGTGATAACAAGACCAAGTACCGGGATTGGTTGCTACTTCTATAATTGTGCCCGAAGCGGTACAAAAGATGGTATTTTTAGTTTGTTCTCTCTAAGGGATATCAACGCTCGAAATATGAAGAAACTTAGCGATCTGCTAGAGGATCTGCAGTATGGAAGAACATCACTTCGTCAGTTCTTTTCATTTGATATTCAAAAGAGGACGCCGCTAGAATCGCTTCTTGAGCTGGTCAGAGATGAGTTCGTTCGAGATATCCCCGATCAGAAAGCTTTCAACAATAAGAAGATCTTCCTATTCACCGATAATGACTCCCCACCAGAAGCGTCGGATCCCGCAGCCAAGTCAAGATTGAGATACCTAGTTAATGATCTAGACGATAGGTTCATCAATTTCACAACTTTTTTCATTGGAAGTGAGACAAGACCATTTGACAACAGTTTTTACTCTGATATTCTTCGGCTTGGTGCGTCTACCAAGGCCAACACCGAGTATGACGGTCCCAACACAACGCCAATTTCAGCAACTTTCATCAAGTCACGAGTGCTCAGAAagcaagagatcaaaaggATTATGTTTCAATGTCCTCTAATTCTTGATGAACCTTCGAAGCTCATAGTGGGCGCGAAAGGGTATACAATCATAAGTCATGAAAAATCTGGCGTCAGGTACAAGCTAGTGTATGAGAATGAGGAGGTCAGACAGGAAGCTTCCTCTCATAGGAAATATTTGAATGCTAAGACAGGAGAGGAAACCAAAGAAGGCCTCACAAAGGTGTTCCCTTACGGCGACTTAGAAATAAACCTTTCCGATAAAGAATTTAAcgagatgaagaaagattATGCGGAAGATGAATCATTTTTGAAGGTAATAGGATTTAAGACAACCGAGAGCTCCTTGCATTATTACAACAACATCGAAAAGGCCGTCTTTGTGGTACCTGACGAGACGAGATACGAGGGCTCCATCAAGACTTTGTCATTCCTATTTATCAATTTAAAAAGGAAGGGAAAAGTAGCCATCGTTTGGGGAAAGCTTAAATCAAACTCTAATCCTGCTATATTCATTCTCTCGCCATCCGATGATCTCAGTCCCAATGAGGGATTTTACTTGTTTCGAGTTCCATTCTTAGATGAGTTGAGAAGATTTCCGCACGTTTTAGGCAACCCCAGTATCCTGTCAGATGATTATGAAAACCTCAAAGAGGTGACGGCTAAGATTGTTGGATATTTCAACTTAAAGACTGGTTACGAGCCGTCTGAGTTCAAGAATCCTTCGTTACAAAAGTATTTTAAGGTACTGCATGACTATCTTCTGCAAGTGGAGGAGGAGCCCGAGaaagatgacgaagaatGGCACAAACTGaaaatgcttgaagaagatgattcGTTGCGTAAGATTTCACAGATTCGTGATAAAATTATGGAATCAAATGCCTCTGACGATCCCCAAATGCAAAGGCTAAGCAAATATATGAAAATATGGAATAGCCTCTATCACAGAATTTATGAACAATGCACGGTTGAAGACGCTCCGAAGATtaaaaggaagaaaaccaTTAATCTATGA